ACGTAACCGTTTACACGGCGAAGGAAAAATCCGCATACACGGGAAGGCCGCTTGAGAACCTCCGCGCCGCCGCCGGTAGCGGCATCACCGTAACCGAACTCGCGGGAGACCCGTCAAAAATCGCCCCGTGCGACCTGATTGTTGACGCCCTTCTCGGAACGGGCGCGCAGGGAGAGGTGAGAGAGGCGGACGCGCGGCTGATTGAGTTCATCAACAATGCGGACGCGGGATGCCTGTCCGTGGACATTCCTTCGGGCGTCCACTCAAACACCGGAGCCGTGCCCGGCGCCGCCGTCCGGGCGGACGCGACCGTAACCTTTGTTATGCCGAAGATCGGAACGGCGATTTATCCGGGAGCGGAATATGCCGGAGAGATTTTTGTCGCCGGAATTACAACCCCCCGGCATCTGGAAGAAAAGATCAACTGCGAGATTGCCACTTATGAAACCTGCGCGGAACTCCTGCGCTCGCGCCCGGCGGATTCGCACAAAGGGACTTACGGCCACACCCTCATTCTTGCGGGCGGCGTGGGAAAATCGGGCGCGGCAATTCTTGCAACGGATGCGGCGGTTCGCGCGGGCTCCGGCCTCGTAACCCTCGGAGTTCCGCAGTCCATACACGGCGTTGCGGAGCAGAAAACCGCCGAAGCAATGACCGAGCCGCTGGCGGACACCGGCGGCCATTTCGGAGAATGCTCAGCCGACAGGGCGCTTGAAATAATGGACGGCAAAAACGCGCTTGTTACGGGGCCGGGCATATCGGCCTCGGAGGAGACCGCCGGATTCCTCAGGCGGATACTTGCGGGGCGCAAAATGCCCGCCGTCATAGATGCGGACGGGCTTAACATCATCGCGCAAAATCCCGACATCAAAAAACAGGCTGCGGGAGTCGTTCTCACGCCCCACCCTGCGGAAATGGCGCGGCTTTGCGGCAAAACCACCGCGCAGATTCAGGCGGACAGAATCGGTGCGGCGCGTGATTTTGCGCGGGAAACGGGAACGTTTGTTGTGCTCAAGGGGGCGAGAACCGTTACGGCAACGCCTGAGGGGAAGGTGTTTATCAACCCCACGGGCAACCCCGCAATGGCTTCGGGCGGCATGGGAGACGTGCTTGCGGGAGTCATCGGCGGGCTGCTCGCCCAGGGCTACCCGCCGCAGGATGCCTGTGTTCTCGGAGTGTTTGCCCACGGCCTCGCGGGGGACACGTGCGCGGAGAAAACCGGGGGAATGGCCGTCCGGGCGGGAGAGGTTTGCGCCGCCCTGCCCGCGGCTTTTATGCAAATCAAAAACCCGCCGGA
This region of Candidatus Dadabacteria bacterium genomic DNA includes:
- a CDS encoding NAD(P)H-hydrate dehydratase, producing the protein MKVATREEIREIDRASVEEHGISESVLMENAGRAVCVAAMRKFPRAQHIAVVCGGGNNGGDGFVAARHLAAKGKDVTVYTAKEKSAYTGRPLENLRAAAGSGITVTELAGDPSKIAPCDLIVDALLGTGAQGEVREADARLIEFINNADAGCLSVDIPSGVHSNTGAVPGAAVRADATVTFVMPKIGTAIYPGAEYAGEIFVAGITTPRHLEEKINCEIATYETCAELLRSRPADSHKGTYGHTLILAGGVGKSGAAILATDAAVRAGSGLVTLGVPQSIHGVAEQKTAEAMTEPLADTGGHFGECSADRALEIMDGKNALVTGPGISASEETAGFLRRILAGRKMPAVIDADGLNIIAQNPDIKKQAAGVVLTPHPAEMARLCGKTTAQIQADRIGAARDFARETGTFVVLKGARTVTATPEGKVFINPTGNPAMASGGMGDVLAGVIGGLLAQGYPPQDACVLGVFAHGLAGDTCAEKTGGMAVRAGEVCAALPAAFMQIKNPPEKRFFTVI